Proteins found in one Canis aureus isolate CA01 chromosome 19, VMU_Caureus_v.1.0, whole genome shotgun sequence genomic segment:
- the CFD gene encoding complement factor D → MAPRLGPVPLVPLVLLGAALCAAQPRGRILGGSEAESHARPYMASVQVDGKHVCGGFLVSERWVLSAAHCLEDVADGKVRVLLGAHSLSQPEPSKRWYDVLRAVPHPDSRRDTIEHDLLLLQLSEDAELGPAVQPLRWQREDRDVAAGTRCDVAGWGVVSHTGRRPDRLQHLILPVLDRATCNLRTYHDGTITERMMCAESNRRDSCKGDSGGPLVCGGVAEAVVTSGSRVCGNRKKPGIYTRVASYAAWIDGVMAGGAAA, encoded by the exons ATGGCCCCCCGCCTCGGCCCGGTGCCCCTGGTGCCCCTGGTGCTGCTAGGAGCCGCCCTGTGTG ccGCGCAGCCTCGTGGGCGCATCCTGGGCGGGAGCGAGGCCGAGTCCCACGCGCGGCCCTACATGGCGTCGGTGCAGGTGGACGGCAAGCACGTGTGCGGCGGCTTCCTGGTGTCGGAGCGCTGGGTGCTGAGCGCGGCGCACTGCCTGGAGGACGT GGCCGACGGGAAGGTGCGGGTGCTCCTGGGCGCGCACTCCCTGTCGCAGCCGGAGCCGTCCAAGCGCTGGTACGACGTGCTGCGGGCGGTGCCCCACCCCGACAGCCGGCGCGACACCATCGAGCACGACCTCCTCCTGCTGCAG CTGTCCGAGGACGCCGAGCTGGGCCCCGCCGTGCAGCCCCTGCGCTGGCAGCGCGAGGACCGCGACGTGGCGGCCGGGACGCGCTGCGACGTGGCGGGCTGGGGCGTGGTCAGCCACACGGGCCGCCGGCCCGACCGCCTGCAGCACCTGATCCTGCCGGTGCTCGACCGCGCCACCTGCAACCTGCGCACGTACCACGACGGCACCATCACGGAGCGCATGATGTGCGCGGAGAGCAACCGCCGGGACAGCTGCAAG GGCGACTCCGGGGGCCCGCTGGTGTGCGGCGGCGTGGCCGAGGCCGTGGTCACCTCGGGCTCGCGCGTGTGCGGCAACCGCAAGAAGCCCGGCATCTACACGCGCGTGGCGAGCTACGCGGCCTGGATCGACGGCGTGATGGCCGGGGGCGCGGCCGCCTGA
- the LOC144291019 gene encoding neutrophil elastase-like yields the protein MTARRVPAGPALGPLLLLATLLPGPALASEIVGGRPAQPHAWPFMVSLQRRGGHFCGGTLIAPNFVMSAAHCVDGLNFRSVVVVLGAHDLGERESTRQLFAVQRVFENGFDPVRLVNDIVLLQLNGSATINANVQVARLPAQNQGVGNGVQCLAMGWGQLGTTQPPPRILQELNVTVVTTLCRRSNVCTLVPRRRAGICFGDSGGPLVCNGLIQGIDSFIRGSCASGFFPDAFAPVAQFVDWINSIIRRPPALPPARPGQQDPERGAARAPPPAPHRPRPTQ from the exons ATGACCGCCCGCCGAGTGCCCGccggccctgccctgggcccactGCTGCTGCTGGCCACGCTGCTGCCCG GCCCCGCTCTGGCCTCGGAGATCGTGGGTGGCCGCCCGGCCCAGCCCCATGCATGGCCCTTCATGGTGTCCCTGCAGCGGCGTGGAGGTCACTTCTGTGGTGGGACCCTCATCGCCCCCAACTTCGTCATGTCGGCGGCCCACTGCGTGGATGGCTT GAACTTCCGGtcagtggtggtggtgctgggggcGCATGACCTGGGGGAACGCGAGAGCACCAGGCAGTTGTTCGCCGTCCAGCGGGTCTTTGAAAACGGCTTCGACCCCGTCAGGCTGGTGAATGACATCGTGCTCCTGCAG cTCAACGGCTCGGCCACCATCAACGCCAACGTGCAGGTGGCCAGGCTGCCCGCCCAGAATCAAGGCGTGGGCAACGGCGTGCAGTGCCTGGCCATGGGCTGGGGCCAGCTGGGCACGACCCAGCCGCCGCCCAGGATCCTGCAGGAGCTCAACGTGACCGTGGTGACCACCCTGTGCCGCCGCTCCAATGTGTGCACGCTGGTGCCACGCCGGCGGGCCGGCATCTGCTTC GGGGACTCCGGGGGGCCCCTGGTCTGCAACGGGCTGATCCAGGGCATCGACTCCTTCATCCGCGGCAGCTGCGCCTCCGGGTTCTTCCCCGACGCCTTCGCCCCCGTCGCTCAGTTCGTGGACTGGATCAACTCCATCatccgccgcccgcccgccctcccgcctGCGCGCCCCGGCCAGCAGGACCCCGAACGAGGCGCCGCCCGCGCACCGCCGCCCGCCCCGCATCGCCCGCGTCCCACCCAATAA